A stretch of Lathyrus oleraceus cultivar Zhongwan6 chromosome 6, CAAS_Psat_ZW6_1.0, whole genome shotgun sequence DNA encodes these proteins:
- the LOC127096636 gene encoding cysteine-rich and transmembrane domain-containing protein WIH2, giving the protein MSYYNQQQPPVGVPPPQGYPQQESYGKDAYPPPGYPPQGYPPQQGYPPQGYPQQGYPPQYAPQYAQPPPQQQQNSSGAGCLEGCLAALCCCCLLDACF; this is encoded by the exons ATGAGTTACTACAACCAACAACAACCGCCCGTCGGCGTTCCTCCGCCGCAAG GTTATCCGCAGCAAGAGTCTTATGGAAAAGACGCTTACCCTCCGCCGGGGTATCCGCCGCAAGGCTACCCTCCACAGCAGGGCTATCCACCGCAAGGCTATCCACAGCAAGGCTATCCACCGCAATATGCTCCTCAGTATGCTCAGCCTCCGCCTCAACAACAGCAAAATTCATCCGGTGCTGGTTGCTTGGAAGGCTG CTTGGCTGCTCTCTGCTGCTGCTGTCTTTTGGATGCGTGCTTTTGA
- the LOC127096635 gene encoding LIM domain-containing protein WLIM1 has translation MASFGGSTQKCRACEKTVYLVEKLVADGRIYHKACFRCHHCQNTLKLSNYCSIDGVLYCRPHYDQLYKRTGSLDKSFEGTPKIQKPERPAENENAKTLAKAFGGTKDICMCCKKTVYPTEKVTVNGTPYHKGCFKCIYGGCTISSSNFVTHETKLYCKHHHIQLFKEKGNYSQLETTDVSA, from the exons ATGGCCAGTTTTGGAGGATCCACACAGAAGTGCAGGGCATGCGAAAAAACGGTTTATCTTGTTGAGAAGCTAGTTGCAGATGGTCGTATATATCACAAGGCCTGTTTTCGATGCCACCATTGCCAGAATACCCTCAAG CTAAGCAACTACTGTTCTATCGATGGGGTGCTCTATTGCAGACCACACTATGATCAACTCTACAAGAGAACCGGAAGCCTGGACAAAAGCTTTGAAG GAACGCCCAAAATTCAGAAACCAGAAAGACCAGCTGAGAATGAG AACGCCAAAACACTTGCAAAAGCGTTTGGGGGGACAAAAGACATATGCATGTGTTGCAAAAAGACAGTGTATCCCACGGAGAAG GTTACCGTTAACGGGACTCCCTATCACAAGGGCTGCTTCAAATGTATCTATGGAGGTTGCACTATAAGCTCATCAAATTTTGTTACACATGAAACAAAGCTTTACTGCAAACATCATCACATTCAACTTTTCAAAGAGAAAGGGAATTACAGTCAACTTGAGACTACTGATGTTTCTGCTTAA